GCTCTACCGGAACGGCCGGGTGACCGCCGTCCTGGACTGGGACAAACTCGGCGTCCGCCCGCAGGCCGAAGAGGCGGTCCGGGCCGCCACCCTGCTCTTCGACGACCGCACCACCGGCGCCCTCGACCTCAACCGGGTCCGCCGCTGGTCCCGCGCCTACCGCGCGACCGGCGCCGCCACCACCACCGACCTGGCCGCCGCCGCACACCGGGTCTGGTGGGAACGCCTCAACGACCTCTGGATGCTCCAGTGGCACTACCAACGCGCCGACCACCGCGCCGACCCGCTCTTCCCCTCTTCGGCCGCCCAACTCACCTGGTGGTGCCAGGAGTACGAACAGGTCCTGGACGCCCTGACCAACTAGGCACACGCTCAGCCCCCAGGGGCCCGGGGAACGGCGGCGCCGACCTCGGGAAAGGTGATCGCCGCGTAAATGGTCAGGCACTTTCGCAGTGACCCGAACGCCAGATCTCCTCGCAGTTCCCCGAGCCCCTGGACAGTGCAACCGAGCGCCCTGCAAAAAGCTGAGAGTTACGAGTTGGTCTGGTTCGGGTTCGCCGCAGGCGTGCTCGGCGGGGCCGGGTTGGACGAGGAGTTGGCGGGCGACGGGCTCGGCGACGGCGACGGGCTGGGTGACGGGCTCGGGGACGGGCTCGTCGACGGCGACGGGCTCGGCGATGCGGAGTGGCTCGGCGACGGGCTCGACGAGGCCGACTGGCTCGGTGTCGGGCTCGAGGACGGCGACGGCGTACGGGGAGTGCTCTTGGGGGCCGACGGGGTCGGGCTGTCCGCCGACGGGCTGGGCGAGGCCGAGGCGGAGGCGGACACCGCCGGGGTTACCGGGTTCTCGGTGCCCTTGTCGCCGTTCAGCGCCAGCCCGATGCCGACGCCTGCGGCGCCGAGCACCAGCAGCACCCCGGCCACCACCGGCCAGGGGTTCCGGCGTCGCTTCGGCTCCTCGTCGTCCGAACCGCCGTCACCTCCGCCGTCGACCGCGGGGTACGGCGCGGACGGCGTCCGGAACGGCGAGCCGACCGGGTACCCGAGGACGGCCGTCGGATCGCTGCCCGCCCCGACGCCACCGAGCGGCTCGGTGATCGCGGTGCCACCGCTCGGGATGCCCTCGTAGCCGGGGTAGCCGCCGGTGTTCCCGGACCCGGCCGCCGCCAGCCCCGCCGCGGCGGCAGCGGCGGCCGCGGCACCCGCCGCGTACCCGGCCCCGGCCGCACCGTGCATCTCGCGCAGCGCGTGCTGCAGGTGGGCCCGGAACTCGTCCGCGCTCTGGAACCGGTCGTCCGGGTTCTTGGCCAGCGAGCGCAGCACCATCGCGTCCAGCGCGACGGGCACCCGGTCGTTGGCCTCCGAGGGCGGCACCGGCGCGTCCTGGACGTGCTGGTAGACCACCGAGAGCGGGGTGTCGCCGGTGAACGGCGGGCGCAGCGCCAGCAGTTCGTAGAGCATGCAGCCGGCCGCGTACAGGTCGGAGCGGTGGTCGACCGCCTTGCCGAGGGCCTGCTCGGGCGAGAGGTACTGCGGGGTGCCCATCACCATGCCGGTCTGGGTCATCGTGCTGGCCGCGCCGGTGAGCGCGCGGGCGATGCCGAAGTCCATCACCTTGACCGCGCCGCCGGTCGTGATGATCACGTTGGCGGGCTTGATGTCGCGGTGCACGATGCCGTGCCGGTGGCTGTAGGCGAGTGCCTCCAGCACCCCGGCGATGATGATCAGCGCCTGGTCGACCGGCGGCGCCTCCTCGTCCACCAGCAGCTCGCGGACGGTCCGGCCCTCGACCAGCTCCATCACGATGTACGGCGTGGACTCGCCGTTCTCGATCTCCTCGCCGGTGTCGTAGACCGCGACGATCGAGTGATGGTTGAGCGAGGCGACGGAGTGCGCCTCGCGGGTGAACCGGAGCCGGGCGGTCTCGTCCTGGGCGAGTTCGGTACGGAGCAGCTTGACCGCGACGGTCCGGGCCAGCCGGACGTCCTGGGCCGCGAACACCTCGGCCATCCCGCCCCGGCCGAGCCGGTGGGTGAGCCGGTAGCGGCCGTCGCCGACGGTGCCGAGCGGTGCGGCGGTGCCCCGGCCGGGGGTGGCGGGACCGGAAGCGCCGGCGGGCAGCACGGCCGTCTCCGCCGTCTCGGCGGTGCTGGGTGTGGCCGTCGGCACCTCGGGCGTCTCGGGGGTCTCGTCCGCGCCGTCGCCCGGCTGCTGTGTCTGTGCCATCACTCCTCGCCCCGGGCGGGTCGCCCTGTCAGTTGCGTCCTTGGAACGCTACCGCTTCGGCGGGCGCGCCGTGCCGTGGCGGAGCCGGTGCGACGGTCAGATCGGCCGGTCCGGGAGGTACTGGCTCGAAGCCGTCGAGGCGCCGGTACCGTACGTGTCGTCCTGCCGGTTCTGCTCCTGCTTGGCCGCCACGATGGCGACGATCACCACGGCCAGCACGATCACCCCGATGATCACCCCGACCACCACCAGCGCGGTCGAGCAGCCGTTCCCCTTCGCCGGCTGCGGGGCGAACTGCGGTGCAGTGTACGGCTGCTGGGGGTACGGCTGCCCCACCTGGTACGGCGAGGGCTGCTGCTGCGGGAACGGCCCCGGCGTGTGCGGCCCCGGGTACGGCTGGGCGAAGACCGGCGGCGGCGGGGTCTGCGGGCCGTACGGCGGCGGGGTGGACGGCTGGTACGGCTGGTGCACCTGCGGGGTGGGCCCGCGCAGGTCGCCGCCGACCTGCGGGAAACCGGTCAGCGAACTCCCGGCCGCCCCCGGGCCGCCGGCCGACACCGAACGCGGGCCCTCGCCGATCACCAGCGGGGTGGCCGCGCGCAGCGGCGCACCGCCGTCCGGCACCCCGGCCGCGATCCGCTCCAGCTCGGCCCGCATCGCCTCGGCGGTGGGGAACCGGTGCGCCGGGTCCTTCCGCAGCGCCCGGGCCACCAGGGCGTCCACCCCGGGCCGGACCGCCGGGTTGAGGCCGGAGGGCGAGGGCGCCTCCTCCTGCACGTGCTTGTACGCGATCGAAAAGGGCGAGTCGCCGTCGAACGGCAACTGCCCGGTGAGCAGCTCGAACAGCATGCAGCCGACCGAGTAGAGGTCCGAGCGGGCGTCCACGCTCTTGCCGAGCGCCTGCTCGGGCGAGAGGTACTGCGGGGTGCCGACCACCATGCCGGTCTGGGTCATCGAGGTCACCCCGGACTGCAGGGCGCGCGCGATGCCGAAGTCCATCACCTTCACGGTGCCCTTGGCGCTGACCATCACGTTGCCCGGCTTGATGTCCCGGTGCACCAGGCCCTGGTCGTGCGAGGCCTCCAGCGCGGACAGCACCGCCCCGGTGATCTTCAGCGCCTGGTCGGCCGGCATCGCGCCGTGCTTGGCGATCGCCTCGTTCAGCACGTCGCGGAGCGCCTGGCCCTCGACGTACTCCATCACGATGTAGGGGGTGGTCGCGCCGTCCGGGCCGATGTCCTCGCCGCTGTCGAAGACCGAGACGATGTTGGTGTGCTGGAGCCTGGCGACCGCCTGCGCCTCCCGGCGGAACCGCTCCCGGAAGGCCGGTTCCCGACCCAGCTCGGTGTGCAGCGTCTTCACCGCGACCTTGCGGTCCAGCACGGTGTCGTGGGCCAGGTGCACGGAGGCCATCCCACCCTGGCCGAGCAGGTGCCGCAGCACGTACCGGCCGCCCGCCAGCGAGTGGCCCTCGACCGTGCTGCCGTCCTCGCCGCTCATGCTCCCCTGCTTCCCCCTCCGGCTGTGGAGGTGTCCCGGCTGCGCGGCCGTCCGGGTGCAGAACCGGACCGACCCCGGCCGCCGGCCCGCGAGGGCCCGACGACAGGGGTCAGGGTATCGGCTCGACCCACCGCCATCAGGGCCGGGGCGAGGCCGTGTCCGAGCTGGAACGAAGTCCGCGCAGCAGCTCTACAGGTAGGGGCCCGAACGGATGCCGCGGCCCTCCACCGGCTCGTCGAACTCCGCCTCGGCGCCGTGGCTGCCGGGCGGCAGCGCGCGCCGCATCTGCTCCAACTGGGCCCGGGCCGCCATCTGCTGGGCGAACAGCGCGGTCTGGATGCCGTGGAACAGGCCCTCCAGCCAGCCGACCAGCTGGGCCTGGGCGATCCGCAGCTCGGCCTCGGTCGGGATGGAGTCCTCGGTGAACGGCAGCGAGAGCCGCTCCAGCTCCTCCACCAGCTCCGGCGCCAGGCCGAGCTCCAGCTCCTTGATCGAGCTGGCGTGGATGTCCTTCAGCCTCGCCCGGCTGGCCTCGTCGAGGGGGGCCATCCGGACCTCCTCGAGCAGCTGCTTGATCATGCTGCCGATCCGCATGACCTTGGCGGGCTGCTCGACCATCTCGGTCACCGGCAGCTCACGCGGCTCCATCGCCTCGCCCTCCCCGATCCGGCCGAACCCGGACCCGGGGACCGCGCCGACCGGCATCCCGTCCGGGCCCACGATCAGCACCTTCGGGGCGTCCTCCGACTGCGACCGTTCGTTCATCGGCTTAGTCATAGCTCCTTCATATGCTTCACGCGGGGGGAGGGTCAACTCACCCACCATCATGCCGGGTACGAGGCCGCCCGCGCCGGTGATCCGCCCTGACCCGGCGTCAGCGGCGGCGCAGCCGCAGGCCCACCAGCGCCAGCCCGCAGCCGATCATCGCCAGCCCGGCACCGAGCGGCAGCTGCAGGTTGGAGGCGTCGGTCCAGCGCAGCGGGGCGGCGAAGTCGGCCGCCATCCGGACGGCCGCCGGGGCCCGGTCGGCCACCTCGGCCGGAGCGGACGGTTCGGCCTCTCCCTCCCACTCGACCGGCTCGGCCGGGGCGGCCCAGCCGGGCAGCGGGACCACCGGCTCGGCGGCGGGGGCCGCCGGCGCGGGCGGCCGGGGCGAAGGCTCCTGCTGCTGCCGGGCGGGCGCCACCGGCAGGACGGGCGCGGCCGGACGGGCCGGGATGGCCGGGGTCGCCACCGGGCTCGGGAGCGGGGTCGGGGTGGGCTCCACCGCCGCCCGGGTGGGCGTCGGGGCCGGGCTCGGCTCGGCGGACGGCTCGGCACTGGGCGCGGCGCTCGGCGTCGGGGCGGGCGAGGGCTCCACGGACGGCACCGGCGAGGGCTCGACCGGCTCCGACGGCTCGGGCTTCGCCGGGACGGACCGTACCGGGCTCGAACTCGGGACGACCGGGAGCTGAACGGTGGGCAGCACGGGCAACGCGGGCAGCTGAGGGAGTACAGGCAGCGCGGGGAGCTGGGGTATCAGCACCGGCGGCACGGTGGGCAGCACCACCGCCACCTGCGGCGGACCGGCCTGCTCCCGCTCGTCCGCCAGCGCGGTCGGCCCGGCCAGCAGCAACGGCACCGCCACCCCGGCCAGCACGGCGGTGCGCCACACCACCAGGACCGGAACGGGACGTGCTGAGAACGCGAACGGAAGTGCGGCCACGACGGGAGGTCCTTCCGACGGCCGACCGCGCTGCGACGCGGGCGGCGGCGGGACAGCTCCGCACCAGACTCACATACTCCGACAATCAAGGCATTTCGGACTCGCCGGGAGCTCGCCGGGCCGACCGCACCTGCGGCCGGCCCCCGGTGCTCAGCGTGCCAGCAGCACCTTGCCGACCTGCTCGCCCGCCTCCACCACGCGGTGCGCCTCGGCCGCCTCGGTCAGCGGCAGCACCCGGTCGATCACCGGCCGCACCACCCCAGCCTCGATCAGCGGCCAGACGTGCTCGCGGACGGCCGCCACGATCGCCGCCTTCTCGCCGAGCGGGCGGCTGCGCAGCGTGGTGGCGGCCACCGCGGCCCGCTTGGCGAGCAGCTTGCCGAGGTCCAGCTCGCCCTTCACCCCGCCCTGCAGACCGATCACGACCAGGCGGCCGTTGGTGGCCAGCGCGTCGATGTTCCGGTCCAGGTACTTGGCGCCAATGATGTCCAGGATCACGTCCGCCCCGGCCCCGCCGGTGGCGGCCGCGACCTCCTCGACGAAGTCCTGCTCGCGGTAGTCGATGCCGACGTCCGCCCCGAGTTCGGCGCAGCGGGCCAGCTTGTCGGGGCTCCCCGCGGTGACCAGCACCTTGGCACCGACCGCCTTGGCGAGCTGGATCGCCATCGTGCCGATACCGCTGGCACCGCCGTGCAGCAGCACGGTCTCGGCGGGGCGCAGGTGGGCCACCATGAAGAGGTTGGACCAGACCGTGCAGGCCACCTCGGGCAGCGCGGCCGCCTCGGTCACGCTCAGCCCCTCCGGTACCGGCAGCAGTTGGCCGACCGGCACGGCCACCAGCTCGGCGTACCCGCCGCCCACCAGCAGCGCGCAGACCTGGTCGCCGACCGCCCAGCCGGCCACCCCGGGCCCGAGGGCGACGATCCGCCCCGAGCACTCCAGCCCGGGGTACGGCGAGGTGCCGTCCGGCGGTGCGTAGCGGCCCTGCCGCTGCAACAGGTCGGCCCGGTTCACCGCGCTGGCCGTGACCTCGACCAGCACCTCCCCCGCGGCGGGCACCGGATCGGGCACCTTCGCCCACACCAGCGCTTCGGGACCACCGGGCTGAGGAATCGTCATCGCATGCATGCGTCCGACGGTACTGCCCCGGCCGGGGCCGATCACGGACGCCGCCGGGGCGGTCTCAGGCGGGCTTGATGGTGATGACGCGGTCGGTGAGCTGCAGGACGGCGGCCTCAGGTTCGGTGTAGTTGAGGACCCGCCGGCCGCGGACCACCGCGACCACCAGATCCACGCAGTCCCTCGGGCTGTGCCCCGCCTCGGCCTTGGTGACCGGACGCTCCACCACGTCCAGCCCGTTCCCGTACGTCAGCAGATCCTCCATCACCGCCCCCGCATGCGGACTCAGCATCGACATCCCCAGCAACCGACCCGCCGAACTCGAACTCGTCACCACCACATCAGCACCGCTCTGCCGCAACAACGGCGCGTTCTCGTCCTCCCGCACCGCCGCCACCACCGTCGCGTGCTTGTTCAACTGACGCGCCGTCAAGGTGACCAGCACCGAGGTGTCGTCCCGGCCCGGGGCGACCACCACCCGGGCGGCGCGCGCCAGTTCCGCGCGGAGCAGGGTCTCGGTGCGGGTGCCGTCGCCCTGGACACCGACCAGCCCGTCCATCGCGACCTGATCGATCACCTTGGCCTGCGGGTCGACGATGACGATCTCCCGCCGGTCGACCCCCTGACCCAACAGGGTGGCCACCGCATGGCGGCCCTTGGTGCCGTAGCCGATGACGACGGTGTGCTCCCGCACGGTGTCCTTCCACCGGCCGATCCGCCACTGCTGGCGGGTCCGTTCGGTCAGCACCTCCAGGGTGGTGCCGACCAGGATGATCAGGAAGACCACGCGCAGCGGCGTGATCACCAGGATGTTGGTGAGCCTGGCCCCGTCGCTGACCGGGGTGACGTCGCCGTACCCGGTGGTGGAGAGCGTGACGGTGGCGTAGTACGCGGCGTCCAGCAGGTCCACCGAACCGTCGGAGTTGTCGTTGTAGCCGCTGCGGTCCAGCCAGACGATCAGCGTGGTGGCGACCAGCACCGCCAGGGCCAGCACCAGCCGCCTGGAGACCTGCCGCAGCGGCGGCTGCGGCGGCTGGGTCGGCAGGGTGATCCGGCTGCCGGACTCGGGGTCCGAGTCCGGGCGTCTGCTCAGGCGGTACCTCGATCGCCGCGAGGGGGTGCGGCCGGGCCCGGAGGGCTGATCGTTTTTCGTCACGTGGACCAGGATGCCGCCGACCGTCGCACCAGGGCCGCTCCGGCCTGGCGAGTCGCGGATCCCTGACGGCCCGGCCGTGACCGGGTATCGTCTCGCGCACGCCAAGTGGGCCAGGACGGTGCCCACTTCGGGATTCCTCTGGAGGAACGTCTTGAGTCTCAGCTTCCTGCTGACGTCCCTCGCCATCGTCGCGACGCCCGGCACCGGTGCCCTGTACACCGTCGCGGCCGGCCTGTCCCGCGGCACGCGAGCCAGCGTCGTCGCCGCCGTCGGATGCACGCTCGGCATCGTGCCCCACATGATCGCCGCGATCACCGGCCTGGCCGCGCTGCTGAACACCAGCGCGACGGCCTTCCAGACGATCAAGTACGCCGGTGTCGCGTACCTGCTCTACATGGCCTGGGGCACGCTGCGGGACAAGGGCGCGCTGGCCGTCGAGGAGGACGCGCCCGCGCTGCCGGCCCTGAAGGTGATCACCACCGGGGTCGCGATCAACCTGCTCAACCCGAAGCTCACCATCTTCTTCTTCGCCTTCCTGCCGCAGTTCGTGGACTCCGGCCGTCCGGACTCCTGGCTGCGGATGACGGAGCTGAGCCTGGTGTTCATGGCCCTGACCTTCGTCGTCTTCGTGGCCTACGGCCGCTTCGCCGCCGCCTTCCGGGACCGGGTCGCGGCCCGTCCCTCGGTGGTGACCGGCATGCGCCGCACCTTCGCCGGGGCCTTCGCCGCGCTGGCCGGTGTGCTGGCTTTCGAGATCTGACCGCTGTCGGGGGCGTGAACGCCGTCGACCGGCCGGTGGGCTCGGTATCGTCGCCAGCACGCCCAGTCGTCGACCCGCTGGAGGTCCACCGTGCGGGAGCACACCGTCGTCATCGGCTACGGCACCAAGGGCCGCCATGCGGTGGCCACCCTGTTGGGTCAGGGGGTCGACCGGCGGGAGATCGTCATCGTCGACCCGCAGCGCAAGGTGATCGACCAGGCCACCCGGGACGGACTGACCGGCGTGATCGGCGACGCGACCAGGACCGAGACCCTGCTGCGGGCCGAACTGCCCACCGCCAGCCAGGTGGTGGTCGCACCCGAGCGGGACGACACCGCCGTACTGGTCACCCTGACGGCCCGCCAGCTCAACAAGACGGCCACCGTCGTGGCGGCGGTGCGGGAGGACGAGAACGCGCCGTTGTTGCGGCAGAGCGGTGCTGATGTGGTGGTGACCAGCTCCAGCTCGGCGGGTCGGTTGCTGGGGATGTCGATGCTGAGTCCGCATGCGGGGGCGGTGATGGAGGATCTGCTGACGTACGGCAACGGGCTGGACGTGGTGGAGCGTCCGGTCACCAAGGCCGAGGCGGGGCACAGTCCGAGGGACTGCGTGGATCTGGTGGTCGCGGTGGTCCGCGGCCGGCGGGTCCTCAACTACACCGAACCCGAGGCCGCCGTCCTGCAGCTCACCGACCGCGTCATCACCATCAAGCCCGCCTGACCGGGGGTCAGGGCGTGGCCAGGGTCTCGGCCCGGCCGTCGGCCGGCACGCCGCCGGGCGGGACCACCGCGAGTGCCTCGGCCAAGGCCAGGCCGCGCAGCATCGCCGGACCGTCGAAGGCCAGCGGCACCAGACCCCGGTCGGTCCTGACCACCGGGAGCAGCCGGGTGTCGGTCGGATGGCCCGGCAGCGCGGCGGCCACCGGCTCGGTCCGCAGCTCCGGGCCCGGGCGGCCGGCCAGCCGGCCGAGCAGCGGCAGGGCCAGCGTGACGGCGCCCGCGACGGCGGCCAGCGGGTTGCCCGGCAGGCCCACCAGGTGGCGGCCGTCCGGCAGTTCGGCCAGCAGCATCGGGTGGCCGGGGCGGACCGCCACCCCGTCCACCAGCAGCCGGGCGCCGGTGGCGGTGAGGGCCTCGTGCAGGAAGTCCACCGGCCCGGCGGCCGTCCCGCCGGTGGTGACCACCACGTCCGCGGGCGAGTGCCGGATCGCGTCCCGGAGCAGCCCGAAGTCGTCCCCGACCCGGCGCTGTCCGATCAGCTCCGCACCCGCGGCGGCCAGCCACGGCGGCAGCAGCGGCCCGAGCGCGTCCCGGACCAGACCCGCCCCCGGGAGGCCGGAGTCCAGCAGTTCGTCACCGAGCAGCAGCAGCTCGACGGTCGGACGGCGGTGCACGGTCAGCCGGTCGTACCCGCAGGCCGCGGCCAGCCCGAGCACCGCCGGGGTCACCACCGTCCCGGCCGGCAGCAGCGGCTCACCCCGGCGGCACTCCTGGCCACGCGGCCGGACGTCCTGACCCGGCGTCACTTCGCCCAGCCCGTGCAGCACCACCCCGTCGGTCCGGCCGTGCTCCCGGCGCAGCACCCCGGTGGCACCCGGCGGCAACTGCGCCCCCGTGGCGATCTGCACCGCCGCCCCGTCGGCCAGCGGCCCGCACGACTCCCCCGCCAGCACCCGGCCCGCCAGCCGCCACGGCCCGGGACCGGCCACCGCCCAGCCGTCCATCGCGGACGTGTCGAAGGCCGGCAGATCGGTGAGCGCCTCCAACGGCCCCGCCAGGGTCTGCCCGAGCGCCGCACCCAGCGCGAGCCCGACGGTCGGCAGCGGCTGACGGACCGCCAGCCGGGCCGCCCGCCGCGCCTGCGGCCACGGGCAGTGCCGCAGGGCCCGTACGGGAGCGGCGGCCGCCACCGTGGTCACTCCTGCTCCCCGGCCCAGCGTTCGGCCAGCGCCGCCGTCCTGGCCTGCGCCCGGGCCACCTCGGCCGGTCCACCGCCCTGCTGGGCGGCCGCGTAGCCGACCAGGAACGCCGTCAGCGGCGCGGCGGGCCTGGCCACCCCGTGCGCCACCACCCGGGCGAGGTCCAGCAGCCCGGCCACGTCCACCTCCAGGTCGATCCCCAGCTCGGTGGCGACGTCGGCGATCCAGTCATCCAGCGTGCGCTCCATGGCCCCATGCTGCCTGATCCACCGCCGCCCACCACGCTCCGGGCCATGAGCATCGCGCGTCGTTTCCCTCACCCGCCCCGGGGCTCACCCGTGAGCTCGACGCCAGGTGGCACACGCAGGGGCTCCGTCCCCCTAAGACATGTCTGCACGCCGGATTGCGTGCTGACGGTGGCCCCGCCCGGATCTCGCCGGAGCGGGGCCATGGTGGTACTACTGCTGGCCGAGGAGCTTCCGCACGGCGGGAGCGTCCTCGGGGCAGGCGTAGACGGACCATGCGGGGCCGCTCTGCCGCTTGATGGCGCCGACCAGCACCGGGGTAGCCGTAGGCCGGTTACAGCGGCAGCAGCGCTGTTTGATGGGCTCGGCCTGCCGGGGGCCGAACTCGCGGTCGCAGAGCTGACAGTCCCACGGCCCGGAGCATCGCCGCTCGGTGCTGTCGTTCTGCGGCCACTGGTCCCCGAGGCCGTTCGCGTGGTCGTCCTGGTGCTCGGGGTCGAGTACGCACGGAATGCGGTGCCGCCCGACAGGGAATCCGTTCTCCCATCCGGGACGGCGCGCGCCACAGGTGGGCGTCTTGGTGGTGGGCTTGGTCATCACGCCACAGCCCCGGCGAGGCAGTGCGCACCTTCGTACGTGTAGCCGGGATCGGGCAGCTCATTGGACACCACCGCGAGGGTGCGTCGTCGCTCGACTCGCTGCCGTTCTTCGTCCCGCTCCC
This genomic interval from Kitasatospora gansuensis contains the following:
- a CDS encoding protein kinase domain-containing protein — its product is MAQTQQPGDGADETPETPEVPTATPSTAETAETAVLPAGASGPATPGRGTAAPLGTVGDGRYRLTHRLGRGGMAEVFAAQDVRLARTVAVKLLRTELAQDETARLRFTREAHSVASLNHHSIVAVYDTGEEIENGESTPYIVMELVEGRTVRELLVDEEAPPVDQALIIIAGVLEALAYSHRHGIVHRDIKPANVIITTGGAVKVMDFGIARALTGAASTMTQTGMVMGTPQYLSPEQALGKAVDHRSDLYAAGCMLYELLALRPPFTGDTPLSVVYQHVQDAPVPPSEANDRVPVALDAMVLRSLAKNPDDRFQSADEFRAHLQHALREMHGAAGAGYAAGAAAAAAAAAGLAAAGSGNTGGYPGYEGIPSGGTAITEPLGGVGAGSDPTAVLGYPVGSPFRTPSAPYPAVDGGGDGGSDDEEPKRRRNPWPVVAGVLLVLGAAGVGIGLALNGDKGTENPVTPAVSASASASPSPSADSPTPSAPKSTPRTPSPSSSPTPSQSASSSPSPSHSASPSPSPSTSPSPSPSPSPSPSPSPSPANSSSNPAPPSTPAANPNQTNS
- a CDS encoding bacterial proteasome activator family protein, which encodes MTKPMNERSQSEDAPKVLIVGPDGMPVGAVPGSGFGRIGEGEAMEPRELPVTEMVEQPAKVMRIGSMIKQLLEEVRMAPLDEASRARLKDIHASSIKELELGLAPELVEELERLSLPFTEDSIPTEAELRIAQAQLVGWLEGLFHGIQTALFAQQMAARAQLEQMRRALPPGSHGAEAEFDEPVEGRGIRSGPYL
- a CDS encoding NAD(P)H-quinone oxidoreductase is translated as MHAMTIPQPGGPEALVWAKVPDPVPAAGEVLVEVTASAVNRADLLQRQGRYAPPDGTSPYPGLECSGRIVALGPGVAGWAVGDQVCALLVGGGYAELVAVPVGQLLPVPEGLSVTEAAALPEVACTVWSNLFMVAHLRPAETVLLHGGASGIGTMAIQLAKAVGAKVLVTAGSPDKLARCAELGADVGIDYREQDFVEEVAAATGGAGADVILDIIGAKYLDRNIDALATNGRLVVIGLQGGVKGELDLGKLLAKRAAVAATTLRSRPLGEKAAIVAAVREHVWPLIEAGVVRPVIDRVLPLTEAAEAHRVVEAGEQVGKVLLAR
- a CDS encoding potassium channel family protein, whose translation is MTKNDQPSGPGRTPSRRSRYRLSRRPDSDPESGSRITLPTQPPQPPLRQVSRRLVLALAVLVATTLIVWLDRSGYNDNSDGSVDLLDAAYYATVTLSTTGYGDVTPVSDGARLTNILVITPLRVVFLIILVGTTLEVLTERTRQQWRIGRWKDTVREHTVVIGYGTKGRHAVATLLGQGVDRREIVIVDPQAKVIDQVAMDGLVGVQGDGTRTETLLRAELARAARVVVAPGRDDTSVLVTLTARQLNKHATVVAAVREDENAPLLRQSGADVVVTSSSSAGRLLGMSMLSPHAGAVMEDLLTYGNGLDVVERPVTKAEAGHSPRDCVDLVVAVVRGRRVLNYTEPEAAVLQLTDRVITIKPA
- a CDS encoding LysE family translocator, giving the protein MSLSFLLTSLAIVATPGTGALYTVAAGLSRGTRASVVAAVGCTLGIVPHMIAAITGLAALLNTSATAFQTIKYAGVAYLLYMAWGTLRDKGALAVEEDAPALPALKVITTGVAINLLNPKLTIFFFAFLPQFVDSGRPDSWLRMTELSLVFMALTFVVFVAYGRFAAAFRDRVAARPSVVTGMRRTFAGAFAALAGVLAFEI
- a CDS encoding molybdopterin molybdotransferase MoeA codes for the protein MTTVAAAAPVRALRHCPWPQARRAARLAVRQPLPTVGLALGAALGQTLAGPLEALTDLPAFDTSAMDGWAVAGPGPWRLAGRVLAGESCGPLADGAAVQIATGAQLPPGATGVLRREHGRTDGVVLHGLGEVTPGQDVRPRGQECRRGEPLLPAGTVVTPAVLGLAAACGYDRLTVHRRPTVELLLLGDELLDSGLPGAGLVRDALGPLLPPWLAAAGAELIGQRRVGDDFGLLRDAIRHSPADVVVTTGGTAAGPVDFLHEALTATGARLLVDGVAVRPGHPMLLAELPDGRHLVGLPGNPLAAVAGAVTLALPLLGRLAGRPGPELRTEPVAAALPGHPTDTRLLPVVRTDRGLVPLAFDGPAMLRGLALAEALAVVPPGGVPADGRAETLATP
- a CDS encoding DUF6457 domain-containing protein codes for the protein MERTLDDWIADVATELGIDLEVDVAGLLDLARVVAHGVARPAAPLTAFLVGYAAAQQGGGPAEVARAQARTAALAERWAGEQE